TGCATCAGATCGTGCACGAAGGTGGCGAAGAGCGCATCGTGCGCGTCACGCCTGACGGGCTCGTGGACATGACGCACTTCGCCGAGCGGCTCGACGAGCGAGTGGCTGTGGCGAGTGTCATGTGGGTCAACAACGAAGTCGGCGTCATTCAGGATGTGCCCGCATTGGCGGCGAAAGCGAAGGCGGCCGGCGCGGTGTTTCACACCGATGCAGTGCAAGCATTCGGGAAGGTGTCGATCAACGCGAACTCCACGCCGTTCGATCTGCTCACGATCTCGGGCCACAAGATCGGCGCGCCGAAGGGCATCGGCGCCCTGTTCATTCGCCGCGACACGCCGCTCGAGCCGATGTTTCATGGCGGCTCTCAGGACCGAGGCCGGCGCCCCGGCACGGAGAATGTCGCCTTCGCGGTCGGACTCGCCACGGCAGCGGAGTTGCTGATTGCCGAGCACGAGGCCGAGCACGCCCGTATGCAGATGCTGCAGGCGATGTTCGAGCGCGGACTGCACGAGCGCATTCCCGACGTGATCATTCACGCGGCGAACGCACCGCGTGCGCCACACATCACCAACATGTCGATCCCCGGCACGAGCAGCGAGTCGATGCTGATGGCGCTCGACCTGCGTGGTATCGCCTGCAGCGCGGGCTCGGCGTGTCAGAGCGGCAGCGTCTCGGCGTCGCACGTGTTGAGCGCGATGGGCGTGGCGCCCGACGTGGCGAACGCCGCGTTGCGGCTCTCGTTCGGCTGCCTGAGTACCGAGGCGTGCGTGCAGCGCACGCTCGACGTGTTGGCCACGCTCGCCGAGAAGTCGCGCGTCGGCAAGGCCGCCAGCGCGGCGTGCGCGTTCACGCCCGTCGAATTCTAGGCCCGATCATGTCGAGCGCATCGGTGCACGGCGTATTGCCGCAGAAGGGTGAGCGCGTCCTCGTCGCGATGAGTGGCGGCGTGGATTCGTCGGTGGCGGCGGCCGTACTCGTGGAAGCGGGATGCGACGTGGTCGGCGTGACGATGAAGCTGCACGAGGACGGCAAGGATATTCCCGACCGTCCCTGCTGCTCACTGGACAGCACCAGCGATGCGCGACGCGTGTGCGAGAAGCTCGGCATCCCGCACTACGTGACCAACCTGGTGGATCGCTTCGGACACGATGTCCTCGATGACTTCGTGCAGGAGTATGCACGGGGCCGTACGCCGATCCCCTGCGTGCGCTGCAACACGTTCACGAAGTTTCGCGACCTGCTGCACAAGGCCGACGACATCGACGCCCCGTGGCTCGCGACCGGTCACTACGCGCGCATGGGCTCACGTGCGCATGGCGCCGATGCGCGCGTGATGTTGCGAGGGCTCGATCCGGCCAAGGATCAGAGCTACTTCTTGTGGGGCATCGAGCGCGCGGTGCTGTCGCGCCTCGTGTTGCCGGTGGGCAATCAAACCAAGGCGGAAACGCGCGAGATCGCGCGACGCTTCGGATTGCGCACGGCCGAGAAGCCGGAGAGTCAGGATATCTGCTTCGTGCCTGACGGCAATCATGTGCGCGTGCTCGAGGAACAGCTTGGCGCCGACGCCCCTGCCCTCTCGGCTGGCCCGTTGCGTTTGGTGAGCGGCGAAGTGATCGGCGAGCACCAGGGGTTTGCGCGCTACACGATCGGCCAGCGAAAGGGGCTGCCGGGTGGATTCGCGGAACCGATGTTCGTAGTGGAGATCGTACCCGGTGAACGCGCGGTGGTGATCGGTCCACGCGAGGCATTGCTTGGCCGCGGACTCGAGGCGCGTGAGCTCAACTGGTTGGTCGAGCCGCCGGTGGTCGGTGGGCAGGTCCAGGTGCAAGTGCGTAACCGCGCGGCCGCCGCGCCGGCTACGATCGTGCGATTGTCGGGCGACGCCATTGAACTCGCGCTCGACGAACCGGTGCACGCGATCTCGCCGGGCCAGTCACTGGTGATTTACGACGGCGACATCGTAGTCGGCGGCGGCGTGATTGAACGCGGAATGCGTACGGCGCCGAGTCGACGACTGCCGATTCTGGCGGCGTAGTGGTTCAGCTCTACGGTTGCTGAACTGATCACGCAGAGATGCAGAGTGCGCAGAGGTCGCAGAGCAATGCAATTTTGTTCTCTGCGACCTCTGCGCACTCTGCATCTCTGCGTGAACTTTTCAACAGGCTAACAGGCTCACTCCGCCCTCGCCGTAAGCTCGCCCGCCGGCACCGTCATCACGGCGACCAGCATGTCGGCGGTGACGTTCAGCAGCGTCTTGAACATGTCGGGCAGCGTGTCGAGCGCGATCATGATGCCAATGCCTTCCACCGGTAGGCCGATGCTGGTGTAGAGCGGCACCTGCAGCAGCATGCCCCCGCTCGGGATGCCGGGCGTACTGAAGTTGAGCACCACGCTACTGGCGGCTACCAGCGCGATGCTCGACACGGGCAGATCGACGCCGTACAGCTTGGCCACGAAGAGCGCGCCGACGACCCAGTAGATCGCACTCGTGAGTTTGAACACCGAGGCACACAACGGCAGTACGAAGCCGGTGGCGGTAGCCGGTAAGTGCAGCACATCGGTCGCGCCTTTCACCATTGCCGGCAAGGACGCGAGTGAACTGCGCGTACCCATGCCGACCACCTGCGACGGGATCAGCGCGCGGGCAAAATCGCGCAGTGGCACGCGTCGCGTAACGCCCATGACGCCATAGAGCGCCGCCGTGGCGATCAGATGCAGCACGATCACCACCATGAAGTAGAAGCCGATAGCACCGAGCACCGACGTGCCGAGCTTCTGTCCGAGGACGGTGGCCAAGGCAAGAATGCCGATCGGCGCGATGGCCAGCATCCATCGCACGACGACCAGCATGGTGTCGGCCATACCGCGAAAGAACGCCAGCTGGGCCGCGCGTGGTCCGTCGCTCACTTTGCCCAGCGCGAACGCGTAGAGCAGCGTGAACAACACGACAGGGAGCAACGTGCCGTCGGCGGCGGCCTTGATGGGATTGAGCGGAATCAATCCAAGAATCCACGTGCGCAGCGACAGTGCGTCGGCGGGCGGAATGTCGATCGTCGCCGTCGCGCGCAGTCGCGCGGTGGCCTCGGGATCGAGTACCAGCGTACCGAACCAGGGCGGTGCAACCAGCGCGGAGAAAATCGCGCACGCGATCGCGAGTCCAAGCATCCAGCCGAAGGCTTTGGCGCCCACGCGGCCCGTCATGCTGGTATCGCCGCCACCCGCGACGCCCACGATCAGGAGCGGCACCACCAGCGGAATCACCGTCATGCGCACCGCGTTGATCCACGCGGTGCCGACGACGTCCAGTACGGCGATCAGTCCGCGCGTGAAGGCGGACGGCGACGCTTCGTGCGAGAGCCACATGCCGAGCGCGAGGCCCACCAACAGGCCAAGCGTGACCTGAACGGCCTGCGATCTCAGCGGATTGCGGCGGGGAGTGTCGGAAGAACCGTGAGCAGCGGACATGCGCGCGAACCTACTTCGACGCGCACGACTGCGCGAGCAGCACGGGGCTAGAAGCCGAAGCCTGCCGACCAGGTGATCACTTTCTTGCCGTGCGAAGACGCACCGGCCTCGTCACCGAGACGCACGTAGTAGCCGATTTCGCCTCCAAGAGCGAGCAGCGGCCAGAAATGGACGGCCCCTCCCACATAAGTCCGACGCGCCGTCGCATTGAGCGGATCGCCGAACGTGCGGATGATGCCGCCGGTGATGGCGCTGCCGGTGCCCATCGATCCATACGACTTCGCCAGTCCGATCGAGGCGCCTGCTCCGCCGAGTCCAACCTTCGCCACGGCGAGCGCGCACAAATCAATGCGATCCCCTTCGTACACCATGCCGCCGCCGTACGAAAGCGCCCACTTGAACGGGGCCCCGTACGTCACACCACCCATGCACTGATCGAAGCGCCAGCGCATTTCCGGTGTGCTCGGCGTTGCCGGTGCCGTCGCGCCGGCCGCAGTAGGCGTGACCTGCGCCTGAGCCAGCGACGCAATCGCACTCGTGCATGCACACGTGAACGCCATTGCCGTGGCGACCCGACGCGACGTGCGCATCAGAACTTCATCCCACCAGCTTCCGCGAACTCGCGCATCGCCTTCTCCTGTGCTTCGGTCAAGGACTCTGGAACGGTGATGGTGACTTCGACCAGCAGGTCACCCTTCTTGCCGTCCTTCTCGATGCCTTGTCCGGTGATCTTGAAGCGCTTGCCTGCCGAGGTGCCGGCCGGAATGCGAATGGCGACCTTCTTGTCGTCGAGCGTCTTCACGCTGATGCGCGAGCCGAGCGTGGCCTGCGCGATGTTGATCGGCACGGTCGCGATCAGATCGAGTCCATCGCGCTTGTAGAAGCGATCGGGTGTCACCGTGAAGGTGATCACGAGATCGCCCGCCTGACCGCCAGCGGCGCCTTTGCCACCCTGCCCGCGCAGGCGGACCTTGGCGCCCGTTTCCGCACCAGACGGCACGGAGATGAGCACTTTGCGCGAGACGCGCGTGTCTCCGGTACCACGACAGGTCGGACAACGTTCCGTCGGCACACTGCCACGACCCGAGCACACCGGACACGGACGATTCACCGCAAAGCTGCCCTGTCCGAAAGAGATCACGCCGCGGCCGCTGCATTCGCCGCACGGACGCAGCTGTGCGCCCGGCGCTGCGCCGTTGCCATGGCAGGTGGCGCACTCCTCGTTGACTTCGATGTCGACGGGCACTTTGCCGCCGACGGCGGCCACGCGGAACGGCACTTCGACCGTCTGCTCGACCGACTGACCGCGTTCGGGACCGCGCGCGCGCTGACGCCCTGCACCGGCCGCACCGCCGAACATCGACGAGAACAGATCGCCGAGTCCGCCGATGCCACCGACATCGAAGTCATTGAAGGTGCCCGCGCCGGGTTGCCCGGGACGCGCGGTGCCCGACGCGCCGGGACGCGACGACGAACGCGCGCCACCGAAGCCGCTCATCCCGCCGAAGGCTCCGAGGCGCCGCATGTCGTCGTATTCCTTCCGCTTGTCCGCATCACCGAGCACGTTGTGCGCCTCGGAGATTTCCTTGAAGCGTTCAGCCGCCTTGGGATCGTTCTGATTGGCGTCGGGATGATGCTGCTTCGCCAGTCGCCGGTACTGCTTTTTGATCTCGTCGGCGGTTGCCGTCGACGAGACCCCGAGTACTTGGTAGAAGTCCTTCGCGTTGGCCATGCTCACTGCGCCCTCAGGCGCCGGTCCACTGCTTCACCACCACGCGCGCCGGACGGAGCACGTGGCCATTGATGACGTAGCCGACCTGAAAGCAGACGGCGACGATGCCGTCTTCCTCGGGCTGCGACGCGGGGGCGGTACTGACCGCTTCATGCATCGCCGGATCGAAGGGATGGCCGGTCGGGTTGATGACCTCGAAGCCGTGTCCGGAGAGCGACTTGAAGAGTTTTTTCTCGACCAGCTGCATGCCGTCAATCACCGACTTCGCGTCGACCGTGGCGGGATCGACGGCGGCGAAGCGGGTGATGTCGTCGAGGCCATCGAGCAGGCCGCGCACGAGTTCTCCCTGGGCGCGCCAGCCCGCTTCCTGCCGTTCCTTCACGGCACGACGGCGGAAATTGTCGTACTCGGCGGCGAGTCGCAGATACTTGTCCTTCTGCGATTCGAGTTCGCGCTGCGCCTGCTGCAGGTCGTCACCGTCTTCGAGCGGTGGCTGCACGGTAGCGGTTTCCCGCGTTTCCATCGGATCCATGTTGTCCACCGGAGCGTCAGACATCGGGTCGGTCATGATGTGCGTACGAGAGTCGTCAACGTAAAGTTTGCGTGGCGTGGCGTGGCGCCTAGCCGAAAGAAAAGGACTGCGGGGCGCGGGCGTCAGTCCCGCCTCAGCCCCGGGCCGTCCATCCCACGGGATCCTGGTCGCGTTCGAACGCGCGACGCAGACGATCGAGCGCTAATTGCGCTGCCCGATACCGGATTTCCGAGCGGTCGCCCGGCAGGATGGCACGTACTGCACGGACCTCGCCATCGAGGTCGATCGCCACCCAAACGGTACCCACGGGCTTCTCCGGAGTGCCGCCGTCGGGGCCGGCGATTCCGGTGATGCCGATCCCGATATTCGTGCCGAAGCGCAGGCGGGCCCCCGTGGCCATGGCGCGCGCGACTGGCTCGCTGACGGCGCCGTGCTCGTCCAGATCGCCCTGTGCGACCCCGAGCTCACGGACCTTGACCGCATTCGCATACGCGATCGTTCCGCCCTGCACGACCCGGCTGGAGCCCGGCACGGCGGTCAGGCGCATGCCCAGCATACCGCCGGTGCAGCTTTCGGCCACGGCGAGCGTGAGGCCGCGTGTCGCGCATTCAGTGAGCATGAGCGCGGCCAGATCATCGTCGCCTTCGCCGTAGATGAAGCGGCCGACTTTCTCGCGCACGAGCTGCGCGGCCCCGGTGAGCGTCGCCTCGGTTTCACGGGCCGGCTGCGTGTACGACGTGAGTCGCAGATCGACCCCGTCGTTGCCGGGGAGGTAGGCCAAGGAGAGTCCGTTCACCCCGCGGGCCAGCTTACCGAGCTTATCGGCGAGCGCCGACTCGGCGATGTTCGCGGTGCGCAGCGTGCGCGCGCGAATCACCGGGCCACCGGCGGGCAGCCGGTCGCGCAGATGCGGAATCACCGTATCGGCCAACATCCCGCGCATTTCGCGAGGCACGCCCGGGAGCATGGCGACCCAGCGCTGCTGCGCGTCCTCCAGCCAGATGCCGGGGGCGGAGCCATGGCGATTGGGCAAAATCGTGCAGGCCTCCGGCACCATGGCCTGTTGGCGGTTGCTGGCCGGGAGTTCATGGCCGAAGCGCTTGAGCCACCGCTCTTCGAGGCTTTGGAGAATCGCGGCGTCCAGGACCATGCCGCGCCCGAAGATCGAGGCGATGGCCGGTTTGGTCATATCGTCGGCGGTGGGGCCGAGGCCGCCAGTGGTGATGACCGCGCCGGTGCGCTCGAGGGCCTCCCGCACGGCGGTGGCGATGGAATCGGCATCATCGCCGCAGGTGGCGCGGCGTACGATGCGCACGCCGAGGGCCGCCAATTCGCGCGCGAGATGCGCGGCGTTCGTGTCGATCGTGAAGCCGAGCAGGAGCTCGTCGCCGATCGTGACGATTTCGATGTTCATGGAGGAAAAATACCACCAAGGACAACGGCGCCGGCGAGCTGAGCTCGACCGGCGCCGTAGGACTGCTCTACTACCGCGTGGTGCGGGTCAGACCGAGCGGCGGCGACGACGCTGCACGGCGAAGAGACCGGCAAGGCCGGCGGCCATGAGCGCGTAGGTGGACGGCTCGGGGACGACCGTGGATTCGAAATTGATCGTGTTCGACGTCCGTCCATAGCCGACGGTGACGTTGTCCACGTAGTTCACGTTAGTTCCGGTAAAGTCGGGCCAGCGACCCTGGTCGACCTGGACGGCCTTGACTGTGGCCTGCGAGAAGTTGAGAGCACCGCCTGCACCGTTGCAGGCGCCCAACCAATCAGCCAGCGACTGCCGACGATCGTCAAAGCCGGCGCTAAGGCCAGAGGTGCTGCAGTCGCGGAGCAGCTGACCGCCGCCGGAACCGGTCAGACGGAGAAAGAAGCCGGTGTTACCGGCCGGCGACGAACCGACCGCCGTCAGATCTCCGCTGTTGGTCCAGTTAGGTGCGCCGCTGTTGGCATACCAGCCGAGATTGAAGGTCCGCGTCAGACCAAGATACTGCGCGTCAAAAATCAACCGGATCGTCGGGCTGGTGTTGACCGGATTGGTGCCAAGGTAATCGAAGCTCAGCGAGGATAACTGCGCCAGGGTTCCCGTGACCGTCGAGCCGCACATATACACCGCCGGCTGCGCGAAATTGGTCATTTGTAGTTCGAGGGACCCATTGCCACTGCGAGGCTGTGCCCCGGTGATCGCAATGTTGGCGCTATTGCCCGCGCCACTTGCGAACGACGCGTTGTACACGCAGTTCGACACGTCATTGATCGACGTGATCGTCTGGGCATTCGCCACGCTCGACAACGTGAGTGCGAGAGCGGAAACGGCGAGAAAACTCTTCATGCAATGTCCTGTGGAGGGGGGGCAGGACCAGGCCGTGCGCGCGATGGACAATGCACGCAAAGGTCAAGGTGAAGAAAAGTTAAGCAATTAAAATACCATATCTGTGATGGAATACGCCCTGTCCCTCGTCCTCCTACGACGAACGATGGAAACTTTGCGAGAGCACATTTGTGTTGTTCACGACCGACACTTTGTGTGGCGCTATCACCTCAGACGTACGGTTCCGGTCGCTACCGATCTATGCGCTGACATGCATCCGGCACAGACGAGCTCGGCGGCGCTCAGGCCAGCCGCGCGACCTGCTTCCCGTAGCGGCGCAGATACAGCCACAGACTCCACACCGTGAGCACCAGCGCGCCGATCATGCTGGTGACGCCCACAAAGCCGTTGAAGTAGGCGAACGCCTTCCAGGCGCTGTCCCCTTCCCACCCCTCGCGGGCGGCCAGCGTGGCGGCGAAGAACCAGAAATAAGCGGCGCCGAGCCACAGGCTCTGGAAGGTCGTCTTCCACTTGGCGGGGCCGATCGCCGAGATCACCAGGCCACGACGCGCGGCGACTTGCCGGAACACGGTCATGAAGGCTTCGCGGCCAAGTACCACCAGCACGATCCAGAGCGGCAGGGACACGGCGCCGAACGGCGTCTGGAACAGCAGTGGCGTGGGCTGCGGCATCGTGCCGTCAGGCACCAGCAGCGTGTAGTGCCTCTGCAGCCAGTACATCGGGATCAGCGTGGCCACGAGCAGCAGCTTGTCGGCGAGCGGATCGAGGAGGCGCCCGAGGTCGGTCACGAGATTGCGCGACCGGGCGAGATGGCCGTCCCAGTAGTCGGTGACGGCGGCGATCGTGAACAGCAGAAACGCGATCAGACGCGCGGTCCACGACGTGGTGAACGGCAACCACGCAATCAGCGGCGTCAGGGCGATGCGGCCCAGCGTGATTGCGTTCGGAAGGTTCACAGGAGTATCGAGAGGCGGGAGGACCGGTGCCCGCCACGCCCGCGGCTATGCGAGCGTTTTGAGCACCAGCTTGGAAACGGCTTTCAGGGTGTCGAACACGCCGTCGCCCGTCACGGCTACGGCTTCGAACGTCGGGACGCGCTCCACCCATTCCCCGGTCGGCAACTGACTGACCAGAAGCTCGCCCGGCTTGAAGGGATCCGCTACCGCCCGCATGCGAGTCGGGTCGGTCACTTCCCAGCCGGGATTGAGCATGGACTGCAGCTCCGCGAGCGGGGCCGCATTGGGCAGATCACGCTTGTTGTACTGAATGACAAACGGCATACGCGTGAGGTCGTAGCCATACGCCGCCATGTTGTCATACAGGTTCTGCATGGACTCGAGGTTGGCCTCGGCGCGCTCCACCTGTGAGTCGGCCACGAACACCACACCATCGACGCCCTTCAAGATGAGCTTGCGACTGGCATTGTAGTAGACCTGACCGGGCACGGTGTACAAATGGAATCGCGTCCGGAAGCCGCGGATCGTGCCCAGATCGACCGGCAGGAAATCGAAAAACAGGGTGCGTTCTGTTTCCGTGGCCAGCGAGATCAGTTTTCCGCGGGTGTTGGGTGACACCTTGCCGTACACGTACTCGAGATTGGTCGTCTTGCCACCGAGCCCCGGACCGTAGAACACGATCTTGCAGTTGATCTCTCGGGACGCATAGTTGATCATCGACATCGATTACGGCCCCTTACTGAAAAAGCCGATCGATCTCATCCTCGGCGCCGGCCAGGAATCCCGGCGGCGGCGTGGATGCGGACCCGCCGCGGGAGAAGACGCCTTCAAATGTCTTCGTGAGCTCGTCGACGGCCGACTTCATACGCAATCGGACGAGACCGAGCGTAGTGCGGTTGTCGAAGAGCACGACGAGGATGACGCGTCGGGCGATATCGGCGAGATACATCGACTCCTTCTCGCCCTGATGGAACAGGACGTTGAAGTCGCTTTCGCCGATGAGCCGAGCCAGCTGATCGTTGGCACTGAAATCCGCTGCCGTGAGCGTGGCGAAGGCGGTCGCGTCGAAGTTGGGTGGCTCGCCGACCGTGGCGACCAGCTGTCCACTCCGGTCCACGAGCAGGGCGCAACGCGCCTTGGCGTCGTAGAGGAAACGCTGGAGCGT
This region of Gemmatimonas groenlandica genomic DNA includes:
- a CDS encoding cysteine desulfurase family protein → MTQPVYLDHAATTPVRDEVMAAMAPYFGPRFGNPSSVHRWGREARVALDEARERLAACLGAHADEVCFTSGGTEGDNFAILGVFRTLRAQGRNAAITTPIEHKAVLAAVHQIVHEGGEERIVRVTPDGLVDMTHFAERLDERVAVASVMWVNNEVGVIQDVPALAAKAKAAGAVFHTDAVQAFGKVSINANSTPFDLLTISGHKIGAPKGIGALFIRRDTPLEPMFHGGSQDRGRRPGTENVAFAVGLATAAELLIAEHEAEHARMQMLQAMFERGLHERIPDVIIHAANAPRAPHITNMSIPGTSSESMLMALDLRGIACSAGSACQSGSVSASHVLSAMGVAPDVANAALRLSFGCLSTEACVQRTLDVLATLAEKSRVGKAASAACAFTPVEF
- a CDS encoding CDP-alcohol phosphatidyltransferase family protein is translated as MNLPNAITLGRIALTPLIAWLPFTTSWTARLIAFLLFTIAAVTDYWDGHLARSRNLVTDLGRLLDPLADKLLLVATLIPMYWLQRHYTLLVPDGTMPQPTPLLFQTPFGAVSLPLWIVLVVLGREAFMTVFRQVAARRGLVISAIGPAKWKTTFQSLWLGAAYFWFFAATLAAREGWEGDSAWKAFAYFNGFVGVTSMIGALVLTVWSLWLYLRRYGKQVARLA
- a CDS encoding dicarboxylate/amino acid:cation symporter, with protein sequence MSAAHGSSDTPRRNPLRSQAVQVTLGLLVGLALGMWLSHEASPSAFTRGLIAVLDVVGTAWINAVRMTVIPLVVPLLIVGVAGGGDTSMTGRVGAKAFGWMLGLAIACAIFSALVAPPWFGTLVLDPEATARLRATATIDIPPADALSLRTWILGLIPLNPIKAAADGTLLPVVLFTLLYAFALGKVSDGPRAAQLAFFRGMADTMLVVVRWMLAIAPIGILALATVLGQKLGTSVLGAIGFYFMVVIVLHLIATAALYGVMGVTRRVPLRDFARALIPSQVVGMGTRSSLASLPAMVKGATDVLHLPATATGFVLPLCASVFKLTSAIYWVVGALFVAKLYGVDLPVSSIALVAASSVVLNFSTPGIPSGGMLLQVPLYTSIGLPVEGIGIMIALDTLPDMFKTLLNVTADMLVAVMTVPAGELTARAE
- a CDS encoding GTP-binding protein, producing MSMINYASREINCKIVFYGPGLGGKTTNLEYVYGKVSPNTRGKLISLATETERTLFFDFLPVDLGTIRGFRTRFHLYTVPGQVYYNASRKLILKGVDGVVFVADSQVERAEANLESMQNLYDNMAAYGYDLTRMPFVIQYNKRDLPNAAPLAELQSMLNPGWEVTDPTRMRAVADPFKPGELLVSQLPTGEWVERVPTFEAVAVTGDGVFDTLKAVSKLVLKTLA
- a CDS encoding roadblock/LC7 domain-containing protein: MSVGAATWSFTEDDFGAITITLQRFLYDAKARCALLVDRSGQLVATVGEPPNFDATAFATLTAADFSANDQLARLIGESDFNVLFHQGEKESMYLADIARRVILVVLFDNRTTLGLVRLRMKSAVDELTKTFEGVFSRGGSASTPPPGFLAGAEDEIDRLFQ
- a CDS encoding DnaJ C-terminal domain-containing protein, which encodes MANAKDFYQVLGVSSTATADEIKKQYRRLAKQHHPDANQNDPKAAERFKEISEAHNVLGDADKRKEYDDMRRLGAFGGMSGFGGARSSSRPGASGTARPGQPGAGTFNDFDVGGIGGLGDLFSSMFGGAAGAGRQRARGPERGQSVEQTVEVPFRVAAVGGKVPVDIEVNEECATCHGNGAAPGAQLRPCGECSGRGVISFGQGSFAVNRPCPVCSGRGSVPTERCPTCRGTGDTRVSRKVLISVPSGAETGAKVRLRGQGGKGAAGGQAGDLVITFTVTPDRFYKRDGLDLIATVPINIAQATLGSRISVKTLDDKKVAIRIPAGTSAGKRFKITGQGIEKDGKKGDLLVEVTITVPESLTEAQEKAMREFAEAGGMKF
- a CDS encoding PEP-CTERM sorting domain-containing protein, whose translation is MTNFAQPAVYMCGSTVTGTLAQLSSLSFDYLGTNPVNTSPTIRLIFDAQYLGLTRTFNLGWYANSGAPNWTNSGDLTAVGSSPAGNTGFFLRLTGSGGGQLLRDCSTSGLSAGFDDRRQSLADWLGACNGAGGALNFSQATVKAVQVDQGRWPDFTGTNVNYVDNVTVGYGRTSNTINFESTVVPEPSTYALMAAGLAGLFAVQRRRRRSV
- a CDS encoding competence/damage-inducible protein A, translated to MNIEIVTIGDELLLGFTIDTNAAHLARELAALGVRIVRRATCGDDADSIATAVREALERTGAVITTGGLGPTADDMTKPAIASIFGRGMVLDAAILQSLEERWLKRFGHELPASNRQQAMVPEACTILPNRHGSAPGIWLEDAQQRWVAMLPGVPREMRGMLADTVIPHLRDRLPAGGPVIRARTLRTANIAESALADKLGKLARGVNGLSLAYLPGNDGVDLRLTSYTQPARETEATLTGAAQLVREKVGRFIYGEGDDDLAALMLTECATRGLTLAVAESCTGGMLGMRLTAVPGSSRVVQGGTIAYANAVKVRELGVAQGDLDEHGAVSEPVARAMATGARLRFGTNIGIGITGIAGPDGGTPEKPVGTVWVAIDLDGEVRAVRAILPGDRSEIRYRAAQLALDRLRRAFERDQDPVGWTARG
- a CDS encoding nucleotide exchange factor GrpE codes for the protein MSDAPVDNMDPMETRETATVQPPLEDGDDLQQAQRELESQKDKYLRLAAEYDNFRRRAVKERQEAGWRAQGELVRGLLDGLDDITRFAAVDPATVDAKSVIDGMQLVEKKLFKSLSGHGFEVINPTGHPFDPAMHEAVSTAPASQPEEDGIVAVCFQVGYVINGHVLRPARVVVKQWTGA
- the mnmA gene encoding tRNA 2-thiouridine(34) synthase MnmA; amino-acid sequence: MSSASVHGVLPQKGERVLVAMSGGVDSSVAAAVLVEAGCDVVGVTMKLHEDGKDIPDRPCCSLDSTSDARRVCEKLGIPHYVTNLVDRFGHDVLDDFVQEYARGRTPIPCVRCNTFTKFRDLLHKADDIDAPWLATGHYARMGSRAHGADARVMLRGLDPAKDQSYFLWGIERAVLSRLVLPVGNQTKAETREIARRFGLRTAEKPESQDICFVPDGNHVRVLEEQLGADAPALSAGPLRLVSGEVIGEHQGFARYTIGQRKGLPGGFAEPMFVVEIVPGERAVVIGPREALLGRGLEARELNWLVEPPVVGGQVQVQVRNRAAAAPATIVRLSGDAIELALDEPVHAISPGQSLVIYDGDIVVGGGVIERGMRTAPSRRLPILAA